A genomic stretch from Pseudomonas sp. MUP55 includes:
- the nuoE gene encoding NADH-quinone oxidoreductase subunit NuoE produces MNSTLIQTDRFTLSETERSAIEHELHHYEDPRAASIEALKIVQKERGWVPDGALYAIGEILGIPASDVEGVATFYSQIFRQPVGRHIIRVCDSMVCYIGGHESVVSEIQAKLGIGLGQTTADGRFTLLPVCCLGNCDKAPALMIDDDTFGDVQPAGVTQLLEGYP; encoded by the coding sequence ATGAACAGCACGCTTATCCAGACAGACCGTTTCACCTTGAGTGAAACCGAGCGCTCGGCCATCGAGCACGAGCTGCATCACTACGAAGACCCGCGCGCGGCGTCGATCGAAGCCTTGAAGATCGTGCAAAAGGAACGTGGCTGGGTGCCGGACGGCGCCCTCTACGCCATCGGCGAGATCCTTGGCATCCCGGCCAGCGACGTTGAAGGCGTGGCGACGTTCTACAGCCAGATCTTCCGCCAGCCGGTCGGCCGCCACATCATTCGGGTGTGCGACAGCATGGTCTGCTACATCGGTGGCCACGAATCCGTGGTCAGCGAGATCCAGGCCAAGCTGGGCATCGGCCTGGGCCAGACCACCGCAGACGGCCGCTTCACGCTGCTGCCGGTGTGCTGCCTGGGCAACTGCGACAAGGCGCCGGCGTTGATGATCGACGACGACACATTCGGTGACGTGCAGCCTGCTGGCGTGACCCAATTGCTCGAGGGCTACCCATGA
- the nuoF gene encoding NADH-quinone oxidoreductase subunit NuoF, giving the protein MTLTSFGPANLIKRSAETHPLTWRLRDDGEPVWLDEYQAKNGYAAARKAFADMAQDDIVQTVKDAGLKGRGGAGFPTGVKWGLMPKDESINIRYLLCNADEMEPNTWKDRMLMEQLPHLLIEGMLISARALKTYRGYIFLRGEYTTAAKHLNRAVAEAKAAGLLGKNILGSGFDFELFVHTGAGRYICGEETALINSLEGRRANPRSKPPFPAAVGVWGKPTCVNNVETLCNVPAIIADGVDWYKSLAREGSEDMGTKLMGFSGKVKNPGLWELPFGVTARELFEDYAGGMRDGYTLKAWQPGGAGTGFLLPEHLDAQMYAGGIGKVGTRMGTGLAMAVDNTVNMVSLLRNMEQFFARESCGFCTPCRDGLPWSVKLLMALENGEGREGDIETLLGLVGFLGPGKTFCAHAPGAVEPLGSAIKYFRPEFEAGIAPNRAGELTQVVSPTMVGA; this is encoded by the coding sequence ATGACCCTGACTTCCTTCGGCCCGGCCAACCTGATCAAGCGTTCGGCCGAGACCCACCCGCTGACCTGGCGCCTGCGTGACGACGGCGAGCCTGTATGGCTCGACGAGTACCAGGCCAAGAACGGCTACGCCGCCGCGCGCAAGGCCTTCGCCGACATGGCCCAGGACGACATCGTCCAGACCGTGAAAGACGCCGGCCTCAAGGGCCGCGGCGGCGCAGGCTTTCCCACGGGCGTGAAGTGGGGCCTGATGCCCAAAGACGAATCCATCAATATCCGCTACCTGCTATGCAACGCGGATGAAATGGAGCCCAACACCTGGAAAGACCGCATGCTGATGGAGCAACTGCCCCATCTGCTGATCGAAGGCATGCTCATCAGTGCCCGCGCGCTGAAAACCTACCGCGGCTACATCTTCCTGCGTGGCGAATACACCACCGCCGCCAAGCACCTCAACCGTGCCGTGGCTGAAGCCAAGGCGGCGGGCCTGCTGGGCAAGAACATCCTGGGTTCGGGTTTTGATTTCGAACTGTTCGTGCACACCGGCGCCGGGCGTTACATCTGCGGTGAAGAAACCGCACTGATCAACTCCCTCGAAGGCCGCCGCGCCAACCCGCGCTCCAAGCCGCCCTTCCCTGCCGCCGTCGGCGTGTGGGGCAAGCCGACGTGCGTGAACAACGTCGAAACCCTGTGCAACGTGCCGGCGATCATCGCCGACGGCGTGGACTGGTACAAATCCCTGGCCCGCGAAGGCAGTGAAGACATGGGCACCAAGCTCATGGGCTTCTCCGGCAAGGTCAAGAACCCTGGCCTGTGGGAGCTGCCGTTCGGCGTGACCGCACGCGAGCTGTTCGAGGACTACGCCGGCGGCATGCGCGACGGCTACACCCTCAAGGCCTGGCAGCCAGGCGGCGCCGGCACCGGCTTCCTGCTGCCCGAGCACCTGGACGCGCAGATGTATGCCGGCGGCATCGGCAAGGTGGGCACCCGGATGGGTACCGGCCTGGCGATGGCGGTGGACAACACGGTGAACATGGTCTCGCTGCTGCGCAACATGGAGCAGTTCTTTGCCCGTGAATCCTGCGGCTTCTGCACCCCCTGCCGTGACGGCCTGCCGTGGAGCGTCAAGCTGCTGATGGCCCTGGAAAATGGTGAAGGCCGCGAGGGTGACATCGAAACCCTGCTGGGCCTGGTTGGTTTCCTCGGCCCAGGCAAGACCTTCTGTGCGCACGCACCGGGCGCCGTGGAACCATTGGGCAGCGCAATCAAATACTTCCGCCCTGAATTCGAGGCCGGCATCGCGCCAAACCGCGCGGGCGAACTCACTCAGGTGGTATCACCGACCATGGTCGGTGCGTAG